AAATgcggctctttttaaaaaaaatttttattaaagtatagttgatttaaaatgtttcaagtgtacagcaaagtgattcaggtatacgtatgtatgtgtatgtattccttttcagattcttttccattataggttagtataagatattgaatatagttccctgtgctgtacagttggttcttgttgcttatctgttttatatacagtagtttgtatctgctcatcccaaactcctaatttatccctccccaccccctttcccctttggtaaccatagtttgttttctatgtctgtgagtctgtttctgttttgtaaataagttcatttgtgtcatttttttagattccacatatacatgatatcatatgatattggtctttctctgtttgacttacttcacttagtatgataatctctaggtccatccatgttactgcaaatggcactatttcattcttttttatggctgagtagtattccattgtgtatatacaccacatcttctttatccagtcatctactgatggacacgtAGGtagcttccatgtcctggctattgtaagcagtgctgctatgaacactgaggtgcatgtatcttttcaaagtagagttttcatctttttctgatatatacctgggagtgggattgcttgatcatatgataactctatttttagttttttaaggaacctccatactgttctccatagtggcaacaccaaactacagtcccaccagcagtgtcgtAGGGGGGTGTCTATCAACCTTCATTCCATCCAAGTAGGCTTGATAAGTTGGAAAGTTAAAAACGATGTCTACCAGCCTCCTTGGAGGTCAGAGTCCCAGCTGAGACCTAGGCCCTCCCACTTGCTCATCTGCGCAAGGCTCGGGGTGCAAGGCAGGTGGCGtcctccctcctgctgctcctgtctGCACCTGCTGTCCGCAAGCAGGGTTGACAGATTTGAGTCTCTCCTGTCAGAGAGGTCCAGAGCTGGGTGGCTTCTTGACCTGAAGTCCTCACCCTGGGCCAGGGCTCCAGGCTGCGTGTCACACAGCTCCAGGTGTGGGGCCGTTAGAGGGGTCCTCCCATCCCTCTTGGCTCCAGAGGCAGCGTCAGAAACAGGAGGCGCCTTGATGGGTCAGTTCTGTATTGTTCTGGGAGTCATCCAGGAGACCCAGTCCGAACCAGGTCCTTCAGCGCCTCCAACAATTCGTAAGCCCCAAATTTCCCATAGAAAATGTCTGCCCAACTGAATATGCAGAGTGGTTTCTGTTTCCAGATTGTGACATCTTCCCTCTTGGATCCTCTCTAAGTTCAGTTTCAATACACACAGATCAGAACTGCTCACATGgaaagggtgggggtggagggataaattaggagttccagatttgcagatacactctactatatacaaaatagataaacagtaaggccctgctgtggagcacagggaactattcacTACCTTGTattagcctataatgaaaaatacaaaaaggaatatatacaaatgtatgtataactaaatcactatactgtacaccagaaattaatacaaattgtaaaccaactatactttaattaaaaactaataaataaatagaacaaaatacaataataaaaacaaaagaaaaccaaaaacaactgcttaaatgtaacctttaaaaattgtgaatcagcTGTtacagcatgcatgaggtcctggattcaatcctcagtacctccattaaaaaaaaaaaaaaacctgcttaaATGATTTTCCCACCATTCTCCCAGACGGCTGATTCCTCGCACGTCTCACTTGGCCAGCAAGTGAGGGGATATGCCGGGCCACTGGGAAGGCGGGAACAGCTGAGCCCTTCGCTCGGCCAGGAGGACTggggtggagaagggaggagCAGCTCAGGCTCCGCCTGGGCTCCCGCATCTGGAGCTACAGTGCTTTTCTGCTTAAAGCAGAGTCAGTATCAGTTGCTGACAGCTGAGACCCAGACTCTAACTTTTTCCTGAGTGGGCTTCCATActcagggaggaggaaaggggccCAGTCAGAGTCCATCCCTGAGAAAAGGTTTGCTCCCCGGCGTTGTGGAGAGTCGGGGGACAGGCACTGTCATGTGATACTGTCAGGGATGCAGTCTTCAACCCCCTCTACAGAGGGCATTAGAAACCCATCTCACTGCCATGTCTGCATCCAGGAACACTCACACGTGTGGACAGGGATGTACCGGGATGCTCATCGCATGTAAAATCACAGACGACAAATGTTCACCAGCAAACTGAGTAGCACGGACCATGTACACGGTGGGCCACCAGCAAGAAGGACGCAGACTTCTGTGATTGCAAAGACATGCTAAATTGAGAAAAGTCATCATCTGTGTGAAGACAAGGGTCAAACATGCTCATATATGCACAGAGCTCCTTGGAAAAAGCCACAAGAAAAAAGTAAGAGTAGGGGCGTACGAagtttgttgcagccattatggaaaacagtatggagattcctccaaaagctgaaaatagacttaccatatgatccagcaatcccactcctgggcatatatctggagggaattctaatttgaaaagatacattcaccccaatgttcacagcagcactatttacaatagccaagacatggaaacaacctaaatgtccactgacagatgactggataaagaaggtgtggtatatttattatatatatatatataaaaataatacaatggaatactactcagccataaaaaagaataaaataatgccatttgcagcaacgtggatggacatggagatcgtcattctaagtgaagtaacccagaaagagaaagaaaaataccatatgatatcattcatatgtggaatctaaaacaaaaagtaaaaaagaatacACTaatgaacagaaacagactctcagacatagtaaacagtcgtATAGTaaccgggggaaagggggtgggaagggataaatttgagagtttgagatttgcaaatgttagccactatatataaaaatatataaaaaaaaaattcttctgtatagcacagcgaactatattcaatatcttgtgagaacctttaatgaaaaagagtatgaaaacaaatatatgtatgtgtatgcatgactgggacattgtgctgaacaccagaaattgacacattgtaactaactgtgcttcaattaaaaaaaaaaaaaaaaaaagagtaggggCCTATGGAGAGATAACTGAGAATTAGGGATGGACAGCGACTTCTCTTTTTTTGTACTCTGGTTTTTCCACATACatgtattatttacaatatcTTATACCCATGGACCCTCCAAGGTGATTTAAATGAGTCACTCACTCATTACCTGGAGTCACAACTGGGAATTGTCTAGCACAGTGGCTTGATTTCACCCTCAACCTGAGACCATGTAGACTTCCATGGGGAGAACCCCACAGTCCCAGCAGTTTTTAGGTTACTTTATGCTCTGGAAAGGGACTTTAAAAGTCCTATCACAGGTAAAATTAACATGCCTGAAGCCAACTCCCAACACTTCAAGGTCATCCTGTTCCCAATCACCCCATCCTGTTCTCATCAGTTCATCCAACCCAAAGCCCAAGTGAGCCTTAAACCCTCCTGTCCCAGCTCCAGGCCACCCAGCAGCAACAAGCACTGCCGTCTCTCTGACCCAGAGGCACACCTGGCTCGGCCTCCTGCACATCACTGCCGGTCTCCTGAACGGTCTTCCTGATTCCAGTCACCACCACCCCCCATCTGCTCTCTGAAAGGGAACGGGCCCTGGAAGAGATCTGCCCAGGCCCCctgtgcacacgtgtgcacaaCACACACAGCATGCGCACATACATGACACAGGCACACATGCCCAGACACACATCACCTACAATCACACACGTCACACAAATGCACACGTACAAGCCACTCGCATACCACATGTGGATACACATGGCCACGCACACCACAGAGCATATGCATGTGCCCATCACATGTGCGCACGTGTCCACACatgcagaacacacacacaccacttcccCACATGAAATCCTCCGTGCCTCCTGCAGCAGCCTTGCCAACTGCCAGCCCACTATGTGATCCCCTTTCACTTGCGGACAGAAAATCACCACTTAATGAAAAgcgtttcccagcctcccttacaGCTACGGGACACACTTCCGGCCAGTGAGGAAAAGAAGCTGCTGGCGGGTCTTCGGGAGAGCTCGCTAAGGGACGTGTTCAACGACGTGCCCCTTCCTTCCGCCCTCACTCCTCCCGCCTGGAACACGGACAGTGCCAGGGATGGACGGACCGGGATGAAAGCTGCCTGCTGAAGAGGGCCAGGTGGACACAGAAGGAGCCCGTGGCCTCCTGCGCTGGGGACTGCTGCACCTGTCCTGACTGCAGCGCtgttgtgtgtgtgcctgtgccaCCTGCCTGGCTCCTGCTGCTTGCAGCCAGCCCCATCCTGACAGCTTGACAGCGAGTCCTGAGCAGAGCCTCCCACTGGGCTTGAGCCTCCGCCCATCTGCCGGCCAGCAGGCGCCGTCCCACCTGCTTGGCCTCCCCGCGCCCGCACACGCCCTTGCCAGGTTCCCCGGTTCCCAGCCCAGGCGGGGCCAGGTCTGTTGCTAACACAGCACACAGTGCTCCTTTCATCCCTCTCGATCAGAGGCCCGTGGAAAAGACcgagaaaaagataaaagaagtgACCAAGCAAAGTTTGCGCTCATTTAATAAGAAAAtcgcttctttaaaaaaatagtgtttttacACGCCGAGGTGTATATAGATCCGCATGAGCTGAAAATAGATTCGCAGCAGGTTTTCCCCctgatgaaaacaaaatgacGCAGGTCTCAAGATCCTGAGGTTGGGAGGCCACCAGCAGGCTCTCCTGTCTGGCCGAGGCAAACAGCCAACAGCAGGCTGGTGGGTCCTGGTGCAGGAGTCGTGGGCCAACTCCAAGACACTCCGGGGGGTGGCCGTGCCTCAGTCACTGTCTCCGTCCCCTTCACTGCCTTCCAGGGGGCTGGGGACCTGCAGAGCACGAACAGACAGGAATGTGACTGTTGGGGAGCACGCCGCCTGGGTCTGGGTACTTCTCCCTGGAAAGAAGGCTGCCCCTAGAGCTGCCCAAGGCGGGCTCAGCCTGATTCCTTGTCTTCCTCTTGACTGGTCTGAGAACCTGTCTTCAACCGGGaaagccaggagctgggggcgAGAGGAGGGTCTTCAATGGGCTCCTTCAAATCCCCAGAGGCTGCACTGACCTTAGGAACATAAACTTGGGCTACTGCAAAGCTGGACAATGACAGGCCCCCCAGCATTGTGTACAGATGGCAAACAGTCAGAAGCCTCTCTTGGTGGGATTGAGCAGGAGGCAGAGTCTGGCCCCAGGTCAGATCTGTACACATGCTCGATTTGACCTCACGGCGCTTAAGAAAATTAGTAACTGTCAACACTTAGAGTGGACTATTTTGCATAAACTCTGGAATGCCAGATTCTCTTGGAAAAACAGCCACTCTGACAACACTTGGGCCCGCCTCCTGCTGGCTGGGGCCAAGCCGCCGCAGCCCCCTTCAGGTGGAACAAAGGCTCCCCTATTTGTCGTAGTCTCCACTGATCCCTACCGCCTCCGGGACGCGGGCCGCCAACCGTCATCCGACCTGCGCTCCTGCTGCTCTTACATCGGGTCCCCCGGCCTGCTTGCCTCACCTGTGTGCCCCCGAGCTGACAAGTGCAGGCGCAGAGGGAGGACACTGGCTTCCTGGACACCTAGACAGTGGGAAGGGCTCTCCCAGAAACGCAGGTGGGACTCTCACCCTTTCACAGCCTGCTGGGCCACCGTGAGAGGACGTGGGCTTTGGGGCCACCTCTCACCCCAGGGTAAAGAATGGAGAACTAAAGTGAAATATTAACTCCCCCTGCTCTGAGCTCCAGTGCCCTGAATCCTGGATGTCCCCTTTCTAGAGTAAGGCTGGCAGTTAGCTAACAGGTGAGCCACCCTTCCAGCCGGCCCCTAGCAGGTTTCGGACAACAGGCCCGGCCCCTGCGCTCGCGGGGCAGAGCCCCGATCAGTGGGACTCTGGGAGAGCTTACTCATCTGCACAATGGGCACAGTGACATGGGGGCAGAGTCAGTCAGAAGCTTAGCCATGGACAATGACAAATGTGGACAAGCGCCTGGCTGAGCTCCTGGGGAGCCAGaccccaccacctccacccctaGCCGCATGGCTGTCCCCCTGGCCTCCCCGACCCCAGCCCCCAGTCTCCCACAGCCCCCAGCTTCCCCACAgcgccagcccccagccccaccttggtGTCTGGGCCAGCCGCCGCGAGGGCGGTGGCGCTGAAGTTGTGCACGGGCAGGGTGCTCAGCCATTGGGCCATGGACCTCTCGTGGCGCTCGGTGCTGATGATGGTGGGGTAGATGTGCTGCTCCTTGAAGGCCGCGGCCTCCGCCTCCTCCCGCGCCCAGTCCAGCGGCTCGTGCAGCCCGTCGCGGCCGAAGCGCTGGTTGTACTTCTCAAAGTGCACACGCTCCAGCACCAGGCCGAGCCCGGGCGCCTTGGGCACGTCCACCTTGGCCTCCCCCCAGCTGCGCTCCAGCTCGCTCTCGGGCGCGTAGCCCTTGACAATGGCCACCACCAGGCCCACCATCTTCCGGATCTGGTGCGTCATGAAGCTCTGGCCCTTGACCTTGATCACCGCGAACTCCATGCCCTCCCGCACGAAGGGCTCCTCACAGAACATGTCCAGGATGTAGCGCCGGGCGCTGGGCTCCCGGGGCCCCTTCTGCGAGGTGAAGTTGTGGAAGTTGTGGGTGCCCTTGTAGCAGGCGAGGAGCCGGTTCACGTGCCGCAAGGTGTCCGCACTCAGCCGGTAGGTCTCGTCCTGCACATCGTGGTCCTTGTGCGCGAAGGCGAACGTGGGCAGCATGTAGAAGTAGGTCCTGGCGTCGCACTTGTTCTTGGAGTTGAAGCCGCCCGTGACCCTCTTCAGCCCTGCGGGGAGAGGAGGCCATGAGAAACACCACCCTGACCGGGGCGGGGCACCGGCTGCTCACCTCCCGAGCCCGGGGGGGCCCAGGAGAGACCTGGCTTTCATGCACTCAGCTCTTCGCCTGCAGGATGCTCAGTCTCAGAGCTGAACAGAGCAGCACAAGGAAAACGTAAGTGTTTGTTAAAACCCAGGGTCAGCAAAGGGCGGTGCGACCTGGCGCCGCCGGCCCACAGACAGAAGCACCAGCCGCGGGCCTCTGACCCGGAGCCGCCCTGCAGAGGAGGCCACAGCACATTCAACAGCAAAAGACAATCAGAAAAGTCCAGCGACGGGAAGATAATGTGCTCTGGACACGCGCAGTCCCGATGTCCAGGCAGCGAGCCCCCGGAGCCGAGGCCCCCGCTTCTGGGCGCCACTGACCCGGCAGGTGCCACACAAAGATCTGTGACCAGTAACTGAAACAAGAAAGGCCAAATGAAGGCCTATATGCAGGGGGAATCCAGCTGTGAGAAGAATGCAAACATATGGATGCTGTCTGTCTCTGTACAGAAAACTTCTGGAAGAATAGCAGGTCAGCAGGGATGGTGTCCAGGAGCCGGGGACCAAGAAGCGCCCTCCTTGTCCTGGGCACACTGCATTGCCTGGCTGGCCTCACACTGAGGTCATGACCCGAGACTGCAGGGCCACCAGGTTACGAGGATTCAACCTCACAAGGCGTTCGACTTCAAGGCCAACTCCAGCTCCATTTACAAGGGTTGATGTGGACCCACTCCCTTCTCCGGGCAGGAtggcccagccctggggctgctggTTCACAGCTGCATCTGCACTGCACCCCATCTTCTGTCTCTGCTGTCATGTTTGATCTGGGGtggtcttatttttgttttttgtccagCATTAAGAACGCAATTTTggctaaatgtccattgacagatgactggataaagaaattgcggtatatctatacaatggaatactactcagccataaaaaagaatgaaataatgtcatttgcagcaacatggatggacctagagatcatcattctaagtgaagtaacacCCCCACACTGGAACCACCGCTAATGCTCCCTAGAAGGTAAGCGGATAAACGACATAAACCCAGCCTCGCAGCAGTAAAATGGAGCAAATGGGAGACACGTGCAACGTGTGGCTCTATGAAAGAGGCCAGACAAAAAGGAATACGTTCTCTGTGATCCTATTTCTATTAACGTCAAGAAACACAGAGTAACgtcagtgacagaaagcagaggaGTGGCTGCCTGGTGAGGAAcggggcggtggggggagggctACCGTcttcaggggctgggggacaggctCACTGTCTCAGTTGGGATAATTTTACAAGTATACACATTTATTAAAGCTTTGTAGTTGTACAGTTAAATATGTGGCTATactcccattttaaaatcagtgaaATGTTTTTTCACTTGGCTGcttaaaggaaaaacaacaacCATGTAGTGTGGGGGCTGTCCTATTCGTAGACCTGACAGACAGATCCGCAGAGCCCCCAGGCCAAGAGGGCAGAGATGCAGGCCTGGGTCGCAGGTTTTGGACTACTCACGAGGTGGCATGACTGCACCTGGCAGAGGCTGTGTGAGCGACTGATGCTTTAACCCGGGAACTGGCAAGCGGGGACCAAAACCAGGGCCATTTTTGTACAGCCTCTGAGCTAAGCCTGAAagagtggttaaaaaaaaggaagaagatgcAACACAGAAAGTAATCTGTGGgccacaaagcctaaaacatcTTACCACCTGGCCCTCTACAGAAAAAAGTAGCCAACCCTCGCTTTAAACCCCAAAACAGTCACTAAAAAACCCAGAGCCAGTCATAGCTAATAAGCTAGCCCAGGTGATAATTAAATGGAACTATGGAAAACATTGCTTAATCCAAAAGGAggggggaaaggaaaggggaacAAGTAACAGACGGGACACAGAGAAACGGGAGGAAGCTCTGCACCCGGACCCCACCGCTGCACCAACCATGAACGGCACAGACACGCCACTTAGACGGCAGAGGGAGTCAGGCTGGATTTTTTTAAACGAACAAGACCTAAATACCTCGTATCAGGCCTTGCTACGAAAGCGAATGACTGCCCCCATTTCAACTTTATCAAACTGGACTTTCACGAGgcaggaggggatagctcagaggtagagcgcatacttagcgtgcaagaggtcctgagttcaattcccagcacttccattaaacaaacaaaccaaattacctccccctccaaaacaaaacccccccccaaaaaaatccagACTTTCACATGCAAGCATCCAGTTACTACAGGCGTGTGTAGCACGGAGAAGGAGCAGGGGTGGACCTTCCATGTCTGTCTATCCCACGTGtcccttcctggaggaggcggggACACTGGACTCTTTTTCCAAGGTGACTTACAACCACTCTTATCTACAGACACCAGGGGCATTAAGGGAAAGAAGAAGTTGTGTGTCTCTGCCAGACCGGACACCACCAGACTGGCCACCACCTGCGGCGCAGCCCTGGGTGGCGGGGCTTACCCAGTATCCGGATCTGAGATGGGAGGTGGCTGTTGATCTTGTCTAAAATGTCGTCGACCAGCCACACCTTGAGGGACACGACCTGGCCGGCCGCAGACACCCCCTGCAAAGGAAGCAGAAGGCAGGGTCAGTGGGGCCCGCTCTTCTAGCATGACCCTCGGCAGGTCGGCCTCTTTGGCAGAAGGACCGTGCAAACATGACATCCTTCACGGGACTTCTGGTTTCAGAAACACACCTGAAGGGACTGATCAGATATGAGAAGGGTGCTCTGCACGCCAAGGGTGGGCAGCAGAGCTCACAAGATATCGTAAGTGACCCTCAAACCCAACAAGACAGGAACTAGGGGACGTACAACACCATGCAGATAGGAAATAAAGTCCCACCTTGGGTGTGACTCTCAAGGACTCAGGGGAAAAGAAAATGCAACGGAATCGAACGAACTCTGGGGCAAAGCGAGGAAGAGATGGCCACCTACATCACAATAGCAGTCATTCTGTGGGGACGGGTGCTGGTTACGCAGGCAAACCGATCAGTCTCTGCGCTGGGGACGAGTGCACGTTAACATCTGTGTATTGAGCCTTTTTTCTAAAGGAAGTTTCCATCAAATCAGAGTAGGGGTGAGGCCTAGCGGGAGGGGAGGGGCTATTCGCAAGGTGGCCGAGGAGGGCTCCCGGGATGTGGACAGAGTCCCGCGTGCTGACCTAGGAGGAGACAGCCCAGGTGTCCCCGGAGAGTCAACTGTTTTACTTTGCACTCACACTGGATGCACCTTTCTGCTTACTGCAATCCCATTTTCTAAGAAAGGTTTTAAGATGTAtgcaaagaaaatagaatatcgtGGAACCCGTGtactgcccctgcccccaaaaACGTTTTGAGTCTGGACCTAGTCATGAGAACAGTCAGACAAATGCAGCCGGAGGACCTGCTTCAAAATAACCAGCCCGAACTCGCCGAAGACACCACGTCAGGAAGGGCAGAACGGAGACAAGGAGACCGTTTTCAGTTAAAGGAAACTCAAAAGAGAGGATGGCTGAACGCAGCCCTGGACCCTGGGTTAGAGGCTGGATCACGCCCAAACCCAAAGCACGTTAGAAGCGGTAACATGTCGAGGTTAAATTTCCCATGGGTGACAGTTACATTCAGGTGTTGCCCGGGGACACCACTGCTCATAGGCGACTCAGGTGACATATTTCGGGGTGAAGGGGGAGGACGgtgcaacttactctcaaatggttccaATCAGAGGCAAAAAAGGAGTCAGATAGAAATCAAATTTGGCCAAAAAAATTTCACACTGCTGAATCCAAGGAGAGATTATTGGGTATTCACACATGGCTCCTGAGACTTCTAAAGGTCTGAaggttttccaaataaaaagttgcagagataaaaaaaaaagaagaggcaggCGTGCAAAAAATAAACTGGTGAGATGCCACGCGGCCAAGTGCACCGTTTCCCAGAACCACACCCTCCAACACCAAGGCACCCGGCCGCGTGTGCGGCCTGAGGGCAGGGAACGGCTGTCCTGAAGTGAGGCGCTGTGGACGGGAAGCACAGGGCAGGTCTCAAACACTTGGTAGGAAAAACAAAACGGAACGGAAATACTTCTCACCCCTCTCACTCCTAACCTTCTTATGTTGGTTACGTGTTGAAATGAGAATATTCCGGAGAtttcagtggggtggggaggatagTTTCAGGGGCCTTTTAGGGACAATGAAAACGTTCTAAGGTTGACCGCGGTGATGGCTACGCAACTCTGAGAAAAGACGAGATCCGCTGAATTGTACTCTAAACGAGCGGACTGTATGGGAGGGagttatagctcaataaagcttttttaaaaaaatctgaaacaaaaacTAACCCAAGATGATCATTTGTTCTCGCAGCGGGCTGGATGCATGGGATGTCAGGATTGGAGGTTTTCTGATTCTTTTGGTTTCTCCATTTGTAAGAAGGAAAACATtagaatgaaagtctctctaaTAACAgtggaaattaaaacaaatgctAGCACTATATTTTGAGATGCTCCCTTCCTTAGCGCAGGtagaccttttttttccttctgccttgAAAATAACCAGAGAGCTGTAAGtggaagaattaaaaacaaggaGAGCAGCTCCAGCTCTGGGGTTCTGGCCTGGGTCTGCGGATCCCAGGGAATGTGTGTACCTTTGAAACTAGACATCATTCAGATTCCCGGGACCCTGGCCCACAAAGAGCTACGTGCACATCGGCTCCCACTGACCTTAGGTGGCAGGAGAGGTGCTTTGAGGGCCAGGGTCTCAGAGAGCAGGGTGAGAGGCACAGAGAGCGTGTCAATTTTTTTTATCTACTAGAGAAGAACTTCCTGTTGTCCTACCCGCCTGGCACTGGGCCCCATCTCAGCGTCACCCCTCCATTCTCCTTTGGGGGCCCCTGCCCACGCCAGACCCATGGCTGGGAACACGACAGGGCAGGATCAGCCAGTGGCTGAGCCCAGGACGGATGCGAGAGCCAATCAGACAGCAGGACTTGACCTTGTGACTCTGCATGGGCAGCGCTGGGCCACAGCCACCCGTGACTCCTGAACCCAGGAGAGGGCGGCCTGTGTGGTGGGGATGCTGTGAGCGTACCACACGCGCTGGGTTTCACAGACTTGGAACTCACACTCCCAGAATGGAAAATATTTCCCATTCGTCATTTTTTATGTGGATTGCGCACTGACAGGAGACTACCTTGGATATACTCAGTTAAATGAAATTGATTATGGAAACCAATttcatctgtttccttttccctctggaCTGTGGCTACTGGAAAATTTAACATTACAAACAGGCTGTGCTTCTGCGGCCACACGGCCCTCCTTGTGTCGCGAGCCTGAGAAAGTGGATCTAAGGCAGGTGTTGTGGCCACCGTGCCACCTGCAGGAGCGACAGAGAAGGCACAGGCTGACAGGACGCAGGCTCTGGGGGCAGCGAGCACCTAGATCCAGCCACACCTGAACCGGAAATGCCCGAGGAGCTTAGTTACATGAGGCAACAACTTTCTTTCCACTCAGACTAGTTAGATTTGTACGTCTCATTCGTAACCAAAAGAATCTTGATGGAGAAAGATGCCAAGATAGAAGTGGGGTAAAGACAAACCCCAAGACAGACCGGCGGGTTTCGGTGCTGTTGCCACctgcgggggtggggcggggacgGCCACCTACCTTGTCTGTCCGAGCACAGCGCTGGAAGGACATCTTCCTCATGTCTTCCCCATGATTCTCAGGAATACAGCCTGACCGGACCAGGGCGGACACCAGGTCATCTTCAATGGTCTTGAATTGCGAGGACCCAGCATTCCTCTGAGGAGAAGACAGTGTTTTTCACTCAGTCGCTACCCACAAGGGGCCCTGGGTGGAGCTGGTCCAGGTAGGGGCATGTGTGGTGTGCTGGCACCCAGCAGCCTGGGGGCCACACCTGTGGCCACAGAGAGACCCTGTAGCATGTTCCCTCCCACGGGAGCAGGAAAGCCACCTGAGGGCGCCCAGTCCTAGAAACTCCCAACCTGGACAGCCAACAGTGGGCATCACCTGAGACATCATTTCCCCAACATGTTCCGATGTGAAACCAGCATCCCTCCTGCCGGAGACCCATTTGTCTGCAAGGACCCCCGCCCGCATCACCCCAGGGACCCCCTCCCTCATCACCCCAGGGAACCCCTACCCTCATCACCCCAGGGACCCCCTACCCTCATCACCCCAGGGACCCCCTCCCTCATCACCCCAGGGACCCCCTCCCTCATCACCCCAGGGAACCCCTACC
The genomic region above belongs to Camelus bactrianus isolate YW-2024 breed Bactrian camel chromosome 32, ASM4877302v1, whole genome shotgun sequence and contains:
- the PUS1 gene encoding pseudouridylate synthase 1 homolog isoform X1, which codes for MGLSSLRAAAWALRRASGPWTPRLGPRLLCLPPMAGNGEALAPVGARQEQGTKARSGWQGAARTWEETAQQAKKLKSSEDGEQPRKLPKRKIVLLMAYSGKGYHGMQRNAGSSQFKTIEDDLVSALVRSGCIPENHGEDMRKMSFQRCARTDKGVSAAGQVVSLKVWLVDDILDKINSHLPSQIRILGLKRVTGGFNSKNKCDARTYFYMLPTFAFAHKDHDVQDETYRLSADTLRHVNRLLACYKGTHNFHNFTSQKGPREPSARRYILDMFCEEPFVREGMEFAVIKVKGQSFMTHQIRKMVGLVVAIVKGYAPESELERSWGEAKVDVPKAPGLGLVLERVHFEKYNQRFGRDGLHEPLDWAREEAEAAAFKEQHIYPTIISTERHERSMAQWLSTLPVHNFSATALAAAGPDTKVPSPLEGSEGDGDSD
- the PUS1 gene encoding pseudouridylate synthase 1 homolog isoform X2, with the translated sequence MAGNGEALAPVGARQEQGTKARSGWQGAARTWEETAQQAKKLKSSEDGEQPRKLPKRKIVLLMAYSGKGYHGMQRNAGSSQFKTIEDDLVSALVRSGCIPENHGEDMRKMSFQRCARTDKGVSAAGQVVSLKVWLVDDILDKINSHLPSQIRILGLKRVTGGFNSKNKCDARTYFYMLPTFAFAHKDHDVQDETYRLSADTLRHVNRLLACYKGTHNFHNFTSQKGPREPSARRYILDMFCEEPFVREGMEFAVIKVKGQSFMTHQIRKMVGLVVAIVKGYAPESELERSWGEAKVDVPKAPGLGLVLERVHFEKYNQRFGRDGLHEPLDWAREEAEAAAFKEQHIYPTIISTERHERSMAQWLSTLPVHNFSATALAAAGPDTKVPSPLEGSEGDGDSD